ACACACTTGTTTACACAATCGGCGTCGTTTTATTTACAATCATTATATCTTTATTCGTCGCATTTTGGCTAAAAAAACAATCCAAATTGAACTTTATTGTACAAGCCGGGATTTTCACTCCACATGTTATTTCAATCGTATCGATTTCACTTGTATGGATGTGGTTGATGGAACCTAATCATGGATTACTAAACTTTGTGTTGAATTCATTGAATCTCCCTACCTCACAATGGCTACAAAGTTCAAGTAGTTCGATGCTTTCAATAATTATCGTATCCGTGTGGGGTAATATTGGCTATTATGCACTTATTATCGTAGCGGCAATTCAAGGGATACCAGGTTCTCTATATGAAGCCGCGCAGTTAGATAATGCATCTAGATGGAGTATTTTAAGACGTATTACGGTTCCAATGATTTCTCCACAGTTATTCTTTATCTTAGTTACGATGACAATTGGCTCATTTAAAGTATTTGATACTGTACGTATTATGACGGCAGGTGGACCAAATAATTCGACGAATACAATAGTTTATTATATTTATAGTTTCCGTACAACAAATATTGGGTATGCCTCTGCGATTGGGATTTTATTAGTCATTATTATCGGTATTTTAACAATCATTTATTTCAAAATATTGGCTAAAAAAGTCCATTATCAATAAGGAGGGCATAACACATGACAAAGCATTCTTATGTAACAACATTTATCAATGGTGTATTAAAAATCATCTTATTATTTATTTTTTTAGTGCCCTTTTTATGGATGATTTCAACGTCACTTCAAACATTAGAAGAAACTTTAACCGTACCCCCAACGCTTATTCCCGAATCTTTACAATGGGGTAACTTTTTAGAAGCCTTGAGTTCAGGTCCTTTTGGAACCTATTTTAGAAATTCGATTATTGTAACTTTTTCAATAATGCTTATTCAGTTAATTATTATGATTCCAGCAGCTTATGCATTTGCTAAATACGACTTTTTTGGTAAGAAATTTTTGTTTAGCTGCATATTGATTGCTTTCATGATTCCAGGTCAGGTTACTTTTATTCCGGTTTATTTAATGATGGCAGATTGGGATTTAATCTACACTTTATGGCCACAGATTTTACCCTTTATGACAAATGCATTTGGTATTTTCCTGTTGCGCCAATATATTATGCAAATTCCAGATGAATTATTAGATGCTGCAAGATTAGATAACAGTAGTGAGTGGAAAATCATCTGGAAAATCGTTGTACCAATGGCGAAACCAGCGTTAGCTACCATCATGTTATTTAGCTTTGTTTCACACTGGAATGATTACTTCTGGCCATTGATAATGACAAACACAGAAGAAGTAAGACCTTTAACAATCGGTATTAGTATGTTGCGAGAAGTAGAGGGCATTGCTAATTGGCATATTATAATGGCTGGTAATGTAATACTCGTTGTACCAATCTTACTCGCATACATCTTCAGTGCAAAATATATTCTAAGAGCATTTGTTTATTCTGGTATTAAATAATCATATTTGGAGGATTTTACAGATGAAAAAATGGTTGGTTTCTATATTCATGATAATAAGTTTGATTAGTATTTTAGTTGCTTGTTCAAATAATAATGAAGGGACTAGTGGAGAAAAAAATGACAATGAAAATTCAAGTGATGGACCTGTAACCGTAAATTTTTGGCATACGATGACAGGAAAAAATGGTGAACTTATTCAAGAAATGGTGGATCGTTTCAATTCAAGTCAGACAGAAGTTGAAGTCGTCGCTACATATCAAGGTGGCTACGATGAATTAACAACAAAGTTACAACAAGCTATTGCTTCAAACACTGCTCCAGATGTGGCGGTCATTGAACGTGCTTATGTTGAAATGTTTGCTGAGTCAGAAGTATTAGCTGATTTAAGTGGATTTTTAGAATCTTCATCTGTTATTAGTGAAGAAGATTTTGTTGAAGGTTTAATGGGCCATTCATACTTTAATGATCAATTATTAGCTCTACCAATCTATCGCTCTACACCTATCTTACATGTAAATAAAACGTTATTAGAAGAAGTTGGCGCAGAAGTACCTACAAATTGGGTTGAGTTAAAAGAAGTAGCAAATAAACTTGTAGTAAAAAATGGCGATACAATAGAACGTTACGGCTTAACAATGCCTTACGACACATGGTACCCAATCGCAATGATTAGTCAATCAGGCGGTCAATTTTTCAATGAAGACAAAACATCTGTTGGTTTTGTAGATAATGGTATTGGACAAGAGGTATTCGAATATTTAACAGATTTACAATCAACGGGAGCTCTTTACTATCCACCACAAACTGATTCAGGAAGTATTGCAAATCAAATGTTCATTGAAGGGAAAGTAGGTTTATTGTTCCAATCTACAGGAACAATTGGAAATTTACAGGACAATGTTGACTTTGATTATGTAACAGCATTCTTACCTCAAAATGATCAATACTCAACACCTACTGGCGGCGGAAACTTTGCAATGTTAGGTGGATCTCAAAATAAAGAAGCTGCTTGGAAATTCATGGAATGGGTCGTATCTGATGCAGGAGGAGCCCAACAATATGTGATCGAAACAGGCTACCTACCTTTTACTACAAAAATGGCTGAATCACCAGAAATCCAAGAATTATGGGCTGCTGAACCAAACCGAAAAGTAGCTTTCGAGCAATTACAATATGCGGAAGATACGAATAAATCAACGAAATGGCCAACAGTCATGCACGAATTTTTTGCTGCTATCGAAGCGATTATGTATGACGGAGAGGATATAAAATCGACTCTAGAAACATTTAAAACAGCTGCAGAGTTAAATTTAAATTAAGGATGTCATGATGATGATAAGAACAAACGGACTAATAGTTGCTGCGCATCGTGGTTATAGTGCGCATTATCCAGAAAATACTTTACTTGCATTTTATGAAGGCATTCAAGCTGGGGCTCACATGTTAGAGCTAGATTTACGACTGAGTGCAGACGGGCATATTGTCATTTTTCATGATGAGTTACTAAAACGGACAGCACAGGTAGATAAGCCACTATCGGAATTAACTGTTGAGCAATTAAAAAAGCTGGAAGTAGGTAGTTTTTTAAATGTCCGATTTGAAGGGCTAAAAATCCCTACATTTGAAGAGTTCTGTCTCTTTATAAAACCTTATGAACATATCTTATTAAATATTGAAATCAAACCCGCATCTAGCTCAATTGACGTAGCTGATAAAGCTATAGAGATGTTACAAAGCTATGATTTAATGGAACGATGTGTTTTCACATCCTTTGATGCAAACGTATTACATCATGTTATTGATCATTACCGAGTGAAAACACAAGGATTTACAACAGAACAATTGAAAAATTGTGATGACACTATTTATGAAAAATTATATGCAGTTGCACTTCGAATGGATGAAATAAATGCAGAAAATGTAGAAAAGTATCGTGCAAAAGGTCTAGAAGTATGGGCATATTGCGCAGATACGGAAGAACAAGTACAACTAGCAATTGATCATCGAATTTCCTTAATTACTTGCAATGAACTGTCTCATGTATTACCTGTTAGCAAAATAATATAGTCAGTATGTTCTAAAAATGTATCTTGTTTTTATAATATAGATAGTAAAATGGAGTATACCGCTTTAGTGTAATAGTGAAATATGTGCTCACAAAAATGTCCATTCAATCCTTTTTAAAAAGGTTAAATGGACATTTTTTATGTTATGCTGTTACATCGCGGCGCGTAAAGTACGTGAAGCTAACTGCTAAAAAGATAATTGCGTATACAATATTAACCACGATCGCAAAG
Above is a genomic segment from Lysinibacillus sp. PLM2 containing:
- a CDS encoding ABC transporter permease; the encoded protein is MEPIDKEEGRMSHILNLIRPYVMIAPAMIGIGLFVFYPLVYLFYISLFDFNLMNRLKSEFIGFQNYAEILAREDFYDVLKNTLVYTIGVVLFTIIISLFVAFWLKKQSKLNFIVQAGIFTPHVISIVSISLVWMWLMEPNHGLLNFVLNSLNLPTSQWLQSSSSSMLSIIIVSVWGNIGYYALIIVAAIQGIPGSLYEAAQLDNASRWSILRRITVPMISPQLFFILVTMTIGSFKVFDTVRIMTAGGPNNSTNTIVYYIYSFRTTNIGYASAIGILLVIIIGILTIIYFKILAKKVHYQ
- a CDS encoding ABC transporter substrate-binding protein translates to MKKWLVSIFMIISLISILVACSNNNEGTSGEKNDNENSSDGPVTVNFWHTMTGKNGELIQEMVDRFNSSQTEVEVVATYQGGYDELTTKLQQAIASNTAPDVAVIERAYVEMFAESEVLADLSGFLESSSVISEEDFVEGLMGHSYFNDQLLALPIYRSTPILHVNKTLLEEVGAEVPTNWVELKEVANKLVVKNGDTIERYGLTMPYDTWYPIAMISQSGGQFFNEDKTSVGFVDNGIGQEVFEYLTDLQSTGALYYPPQTDSGSIANQMFIEGKVGLLFQSTGTIGNLQDNVDFDYVTAFLPQNDQYSTPTGGGNFAMLGGSQNKEAAWKFMEWVVSDAGGAQQYVIETGYLPFTTKMAESPEIQELWAAEPNRKVAFEQLQYAEDTNKSTKWPTVMHEFFAAIEAIMYDGEDIKSTLETFKTAAELNLN
- a CDS encoding sugar ABC transporter permease — translated: MTKHSYVTTFINGVLKIILLFIFLVPFLWMISTSLQTLEETLTVPPTLIPESLQWGNFLEALSSGPFGTYFRNSIIVTFSIMLIQLIIMIPAAYAFAKYDFFGKKFLFSCILIAFMIPGQVTFIPVYLMMADWDLIYTLWPQILPFMTNAFGIFLLRQYIMQIPDELLDAARLDNSSEWKIIWKIVVPMAKPALATIMLFSFVSHWNDYFWPLIMTNTEEVRPLTIGISMLREVEGIANWHIIMAGNVILVVPILLAYIFSAKYILRAFVYSGIK